A stretch of the Pogona vitticeps strain Pit_001003342236 chromosome 8, PviZW2.1, whole genome shotgun sequence genome encodes the following:
- the ARHGAP25 gene encoding rho GTPase-activating protein 25 isoform X2, with amino-acid sequence MSLKLPRNWDFGLKMDRSKIVRSQSMMAVDPKGSGNWAHHPPSLQERPLKAGWLKKQRSIVKNWQQRYFVLKGQQLSYYKEEDDPKPQGLVQLHGSTIKEVAAAPDEGGKFIFEIIPRITGEQNRSGQDSYVLMASSQADMEEWVRLLRRAVGSPLGVVFGQQLAETMAYEQRFGQYQVPILVEKCAEFIRKHGLNEEGIFRLPGQDNLVKQLRDAFDAGERPSFDQDTDVHTVASLLKLYLRELPEPVIPCAQYEDFLLCGQLLTADEAKGHQQLVKQLALLPRDNCNLLSYICRFLHEIQQNSTTNKMSVENLATVFGVNLIKPKMEDPVTIMKGTHHIQKVMTVMISQHTKLFPALKEVVPSPRLQKSHSKKSSVPRSAVGWDAVQAPWTSRAVDRTIWEAKDDAEPASSKLASRTDPSAGDNGEIPLQDAPGGWAAQSRKRTQTLPNRTCFLNIPPNRGNQSMDGEDVSSPGLCSSSSSSVVHPNPVSSVGGHKRTSSCGLSRLLNFPQASNSDHSQSAVEERKKETPPRESPSPQLSGHLGKSFQTSETPAPKLNGGTAPHPPAEGEGSPLEDPDSLQKTIVQLKKELESQKNDYERQIKSLQEENFEVWTKVVRLNEELEKERKKFAELEVKLESIRHFKEDSEKMNHLLEDSLKSVCQFARKTEEKEKVSLPECKLTRPIPKKDDFSSTVA; translated from the exons TTCGCTCCCAGAGTATGATGGCAGTCGATCCCAAAGGGTCTGGGAACTGggcccaccaccctcccagcctgCAGGAGCGGCCCTTGAAGGCTGGTTGGCTGAAGAAGCAGCGCTCCATCGTCAAGAACTGGCAGCAGAGGTACTTCGTCTTGAAAGGCCAGCAGCTGTCCTACTACAAGGAGGAGGATGACCCCAAGCCTCAG GGTTTGGTGCAACTGCATGGCAGCACAATCAAGGAAGTCGCGGCCGCCCCGGACGAAGGCGGGAAGTTTATCTTTGAAATCATCCCAC GCatcacaggagaacagaaccgaAGTGGGCAAGACTCCTACGTGCTGATGGCTAGTTCCCAGGCAGACATGGAGGAGTGGGTCAGATTGCTCCGGAGGGCTGTGGGGTCTCCCTTAGGAG TGGTTTTTGGTCAACAGCTGGCGGAAACCATGGCCTACGAGCAGCGCTTTGGGCAGTACCAGGTCCCCATCTTGGTTGAGAAATGCGCCGAGTTCATCCGAAAGCACGGCCTGAACGAAGAGGGAATCTTCCGGCTCCCCGGTCAAGACAACCTGGTGAAACAGCTGCGAGATGCCTTTGATGCTGGAGAGCGGCCCTCCTTTGACCA AGATACAGATGTGCACACGGTCGCCTCTTTGCTTAAACTTTACCTAAGGGAACTTCCGGAACCGGTCATACCTTGCGCACAGTATGAGGACTTCCTGTTGTGTGGACAACTTCTGACAGCGGATGAAGCCAAG GGCCACCAGCAGCTGGTGAAGCAGCTGGCTCTCTTGCCCCGGGACAATTGCAACCTCCTCAGCTATATCTGCCG GTTCCTCCATGAAATCCAGCAGAACTCGACCACCAACAAGATGAGCGTAGAGAACCTGGCGACAGTGTTTGGCGTGAACCTCATCAAGCCAAAGATGGAGGATCCCGTCACCATAATGAAAG GGACCCACCACATCCAGAAAGTGATGACCGTGATGATCAGCCAGCACACCAAGCTCTTCCCTGCGCTGAAAGAGGTGGTGCCTTCTCCACGTCTCCAGAAGAGCCATTCCAAGAAATCCTCCGTGCCACGCAGCGCAGTAGGTTGGGATGCTGTCCAGGCACCGTGGACATCCAGGGCGGTGGACAGGACCATTTGGGAAGCT AAAGATGATGCAGAACCTGCCAGTTCAAAACTTGCCAGCAGGACCGATCCATCAGCAGGAGATAACGGGGAGATTCCGCTCCAAGACGCTCCCGGAGGGTGGGCGGCGCAGTCTCGGAAAAGGACTCAGACGCTTCCCAACAGGACGTGTTTCCTGAACATTCCTCCCAACAGAGGGAACCAAAGCATGGATGGGGAGGATGTTTCCAGTCCTGGCTTGtgctcctcctcatcctcctctgtTGTCCATCCCAACCCGGTTTCTTCCGTCGGTGGCCACAAAAGGACCTCATCCTGTGGGCTTTCAAGGTTGCTCAATTTCCCACAAGCCTCAAACTCTGACCACAGCCAGAGTGCcgtggaggaaagaaagaaagagactccACCGAGGGAGAGCCCCTCACCCCAGTTAAGTGGTCATCTGGGGAAAAGTTTCCAAACCAGCGAAACTCCTGCCCCTAAGCTAAACGGGGGCACAGCTCCACACCCTCCTGCTGAAGGTGAAGGCTCTCCTTTAGAGGATCCTGACTCACTTCAAAAGACAATTGTGCAGCTGAAGAAAGAGCTGGAGTCACAGAAAAATGACTACGAGAGACAAATAAAGAG CCTCCAGGAGGAGAACTTCGAGGTCTGGACCAAAGTAGTGAGGTTAAATGAAGAGcttgagaaagaaaggaagaaatttgcagagctggaagttaaACTTGAGAGCATCAGGCATTTCAAGGAGGACTCTGAGAAGATGAACCATCTCCTGGAGGACTCCTTAAAATCTGTGTGCCAGTTTGcaaggaaaacagaagagaaggagaaggtttCCCTCCCTGAGTGTAAGTTAACGCGCCCCATTCCTAAGAAGGATGATTTTTCGAGCACAGTTGCCTAG
- the ARHGAP25 gene encoding rho GTPase-activating protein 25 isoform X4, with the protein MSLKLPRNWDFGLKMDRSKIVRSQSMMAVDPKGSGNWAHHPPSLQERPLKAGWLKKQRSIVKNWQQRYFVLKGQQLSYYKEEDDPKPQGLVQLHGSTIKEVAAAPDEGGKFIFEIIPLVFGQQLAETMAYEQRFGQYQVPILVEKCAEFIRKHGLNEEGIFRLPGQDNLVKQLRDAFDAGERPSFDQDTDVHTVASLLKLYLRELPEPVIPCAQYEDFLLCGQLLTADEAKGHQQLVKQLALLPRDNCNLLSYICRFLHEIQQNSTTNKMSVENLATVFGVNLIKPKMEDPVTIMKGTHHIQKVMTVMISQHTKLFPALKEVVPSPRLQKSHSKKSSVPRSAVGWDAVQAPWTSRAVDRTIWEAVSVQKDDAEPASSKLASRTDPSAGDNGEIPLQDAPGGWAAQSRKRTQTLPNRTCFLNIPPNRGNQSMDGEDVSSPGLCSSSSSSVVHPNPVSSVGGHKRTSSCGLSRLLNFPQASNSDHSQSAVEERKKETPPRESPSPQLSGHLGKSFQTSETPAPKLNGGTAPHPPAEGEGSPLEDPDSLQKTIVQLKKELESQKNDYERQIKSLQEENFEVWTKVVRLNEELEKERKKFAELEVKLESIRHFKEDSEKMNHLLEDSLKSVCQFARKTEEKEKVSLPECKLTRPIPKKDDFSSTVA; encoded by the exons TTCGCTCCCAGAGTATGATGGCAGTCGATCCCAAAGGGTCTGGGAACTGggcccaccaccctcccagcctgCAGGAGCGGCCCTTGAAGGCTGGTTGGCTGAAGAAGCAGCGCTCCATCGTCAAGAACTGGCAGCAGAGGTACTTCGTCTTGAAAGGCCAGCAGCTGTCCTACTACAAGGAGGAGGATGACCCCAAGCCTCAG GGTTTGGTGCAACTGCATGGCAGCACAATCAAGGAAGTCGCGGCCGCCCCGGACGAAGGCGGGAAGTTTATCTTTGAAATCATCCCAC TGGTTTTTGGTCAACAGCTGGCGGAAACCATGGCCTACGAGCAGCGCTTTGGGCAGTACCAGGTCCCCATCTTGGTTGAGAAATGCGCCGAGTTCATCCGAAAGCACGGCCTGAACGAAGAGGGAATCTTCCGGCTCCCCGGTCAAGACAACCTGGTGAAACAGCTGCGAGATGCCTTTGATGCTGGAGAGCGGCCCTCCTTTGACCA AGATACAGATGTGCACACGGTCGCCTCTTTGCTTAAACTTTACCTAAGGGAACTTCCGGAACCGGTCATACCTTGCGCACAGTATGAGGACTTCCTGTTGTGTGGACAACTTCTGACAGCGGATGAAGCCAAG GGCCACCAGCAGCTGGTGAAGCAGCTGGCTCTCTTGCCCCGGGACAATTGCAACCTCCTCAGCTATATCTGCCG GTTCCTCCATGAAATCCAGCAGAACTCGACCACCAACAAGATGAGCGTAGAGAACCTGGCGACAGTGTTTGGCGTGAACCTCATCAAGCCAAAGATGGAGGATCCCGTCACCATAATGAAAG GGACCCACCACATCCAGAAAGTGATGACCGTGATGATCAGCCAGCACACCAAGCTCTTCCCTGCGCTGAAAGAGGTGGTGCCTTCTCCACGTCTCCAGAAGAGCCATTCCAAGAAATCCTCCGTGCCACGCAGCGCAGTAGGTTGGGATGCTGTCCAGGCACCGTGGACATCCAGGGCGGTGGACAGGACCATTTGGGAAGCTGTGAGTGTCCAG AAAGATGATGCAGAACCTGCCAGTTCAAAACTTGCCAGCAGGACCGATCCATCAGCAGGAGATAACGGGGAGATTCCGCTCCAAGACGCTCCCGGAGGGTGGGCGGCGCAGTCTCGGAAAAGGACTCAGACGCTTCCCAACAGGACGTGTTTCCTGAACATTCCTCCCAACAGAGGGAACCAAAGCATGGATGGGGAGGATGTTTCCAGTCCTGGCTTGtgctcctcctcatcctcctctgtTGTCCATCCCAACCCGGTTTCTTCCGTCGGTGGCCACAAAAGGACCTCATCCTGTGGGCTTTCAAGGTTGCTCAATTTCCCACAAGCCTCAAACTCTGACCACAGCCAGAGTGCcgtggaggaaagaaagaaagagactccACCGAGGGAGAGCCCCTCACCCCAGTTAAGTGGTCATCTGGGGAAAAGTTTCCAAACCAGCGAAACTCCTGCCCCTAAGCTAAACGGGGGCACAGCTCCACACCCTCCTGCTGAAGGTGAAGGCTCTCCTTTAGAGGATCCTGACTCACTTCAAAAGACAATTGTGCAGCTGAAGAAAGAGCTGGAGTCACAGAAAAATGACTACGAGAGACAAATAAAGAG CCTCCAGGAGGAGAACTTCGAGGTCTGGACCAAAGTAGTGAGGTTAAATGAAGAGcttgagaaagaaaggaagaaatttgcagagctggaagttaaACTTGAGAGCATCAGGCATTTCAAGGAGGACTCTGAGAAGATGAACCATCTCCTGGAGGACTCCTTAAAATCTGTGTGCCAGTTTGcaaggaaaacagaagagaaggagaaggtttCCCTCCCTGAGTGTAAGTTAACGCGCCCCATTCCTAAGAAGGATGATTTTTCGAGCACAGTTGCCTAG
- the ARHGAP25 gene encoding rho GTPase-activating protein 25 isoform X1, whose translation MSLKLPRNWDFGLKMDRSKIVRSQSMMAVDPKGSGNWAHHPPSLQERPLKAGWLKKQRSIVKNWQQRYFVLKGQQLSYYKEEDDPKPQGLVQLHGSTIKEVAAAPDEGGKFIFEIIPRITGEQNRSGQDSYVLMASSQADMEEWVRLLRRAVGSPLGVVFGQQLAETMAYEQRFGQYQVPILVEKCAEFIRKHGLNEEGIFRLPGQDNLVKQLRDAFDAGERPSFDQDTDVHTVASLLKLYLRELPEPVIPCAQYEDFLLCGQLLTADEAKGHQQLVKQLALLPRDNCNLLSYICRFLHEIQQNSTTNKMSVENLATVFGVNLIKPKMEDPVTIMKGTHHIQKVMTVMISQHTKLFPALKEVVPSPRLQKSHSKKSSVPRSAVGWDAVQAPWTSRAVDRTIWEAVSVQKDDAEPASSKLASRTDPSAGDNGEIPLQDAPGGWAAQSRKRTQTLPNRTCFLNIPPNRGNQSMDGEDVSSPGLCSSSSSSVVHPNPVSSVGGHKRTSSCGLSRLLNFPQASNSDHSQSAVEERKKETPPRESPSPQLSGHLGKSFQTSETPAPKLNGGTAPHPPAEGEGSPLEDPDSLQKTIVQLKKELESQKNDYERQIKSLQEENFEVWTKVVRLNEELEKERKKFAELEVKLESIRHFKEDSEKMNHLLEDSLKSVCQFARKTEEKEKVSLPECKLTRPIPKKDDFSSTVA comes from the exons TTCGCTCCCAGAGTATGATGGCAGTCGATCCCAAAGGGTCTGGGAACTGggcccaccaccctcccagcctgCAGGAGCGGCCCTTGAAGGCTGGTTGGCTGAAGAAGCAGCGCTCCATCGTCAAGAACTGGCAGCAGAGGTACTTCGTCTTGAAAGGCCAGCAGCTGTCCTACTACAAGGAGGAGGATGACCCCAAGCCTCAG GGTTTGGTGCAACTGCATGGCAGCACAATCAAGGAAGTCGCGGCCGCCCCGGACGAAGGCGGGAAGTTTATCTTTGAAATCATCCCAC GCatcacaggagaacagaaccgaAGTGGGCAAGACTCCTACGTGCTGATGGCTAGTTCCCAGGCAGACATGGAGGAGTGGGTCAGATTGCTCCGGAGGGCTGTGGGGTCTCCCTTAGGAG TGGTTTTTGGTCAACAGCTGGCGGAAACCATGGCCTACGAGCAGCGCTTTGGGCAGTACCAGGTCCCCATCTTGGTTGAGAAATGCGCCGAGTTCATCCGAAAGCACGGCCTGAACGAAGAGGGAATCTTCCGGCTCCCCGGTCAAGACAACCTGGTGAAACAGCTGCGAGATGCCTTTGATGCTGGAGAGCGGCCCTCCTTTGACCA AGATACAGATGTGCACACGGTCGCCTCTTTGCTTAAACTTTACCTAAGGGAACTTCCGGAACCGGTCATACCTTGCGCACAGTATGAGGACTTCCTGTTGTGTGGACAACTTCTGACAGCGGATGAAGCCAAG GGCCACCAGCAGCTGGTGAAGCAGCTGGCTCTCTTGCCCCGGGACAATTGCAACCTCCTCAGCTATATCTGCCG GTTCCTCCATGAAATCCAGCAGAACTCGACCACCAACAAGATGAGCGTAGAGAACCTGGCGACAGTGTTTGGCGTGAACCTCATCAAGCCAAAGATGGAGGATCCCGTCACCATAATGAAAG GGACCCACCACATCCAGAAAGTGATGACCGTGATGATCAGCCAGCACACCAAGCTCTTCCCTGCGCTGAAAGAGGTGGTGCCTTCTCCACGTCTCCAGAAGAGCCATTCCAAGAAATCCTCCGTGCCACGCAGCGCAGTAGGTTGGGATGCTGTCCAGGCACCGTGGACATCCAGGGCGGTGGACAGGACCATTTGGGAAGCTGTGAGTGTCCAG AAAGATGATGCAGAACCTGCCAGTTCAAAACTTGCCAGCAGGACCGATCCATCAGCAGGAGATAACGGGGAGATTCCGCTCCAAGACGCTCCCGGAGGGTGGGCGGCGCAGTCTCGGAAAAGGACTCAGACGCTTCCCAACAGGACGTGTTTCCTGAACATTCCTCCCAACAGAGGGAACCAAAGCATGGATGGGGAGGATGTTTCCAGTCCTGGCTTGtgctcctcctcatcctcctctgtTGTCCATCCCAACCCGGTTTCTTCCGTCGGTGGCCACAAAAGGACCTCATCCTGTGGGCTTTCAAGGTTGCTCAATTTCCCACAAGCCTCAAACTCTGACCACAGCCAGAGTGCcgtggaggaaagaaagaaagagactccACCGAGGGAGAGCCCCTCACCCCAGTTAAGTGGTCATCTGGGGAAAAGTTTCCAAACCAGCGAAACTCCTGCCCCTAAGCTAAACGGGGGCACAGCTCCACACCCTCCTGCTGAAGGTGAAGGCTCTCCTTTAGAGGATCCTGACTCACTTCAAAAGACAATTGTGCAGCTGAAGAAAGAGCTGGAGTCACAGAAAAATGACTACGAGAGACAAATAAAGAG CCTCCAGGAGGAGAACTTCGAGGTCTGGACCAAAGTAGTGAGGTTAAATGAAGAGcttgagaaagaaaggaagaaatttgcagagctggaagttaaACTTGAGAGCATCAGGCATTTCAAGGAGGACTCTGAGAAGATGAACCATCTCCTGGAGGACTCCTTAAAATCTGTGTGCCAGTTTGcaaggaaaacagaagagaaggagaaggtttCCCTCCCTGAGTGTAAGTTAACGCGCCCCATTCCTAAGAAGGATGATTTTTCGAGCACAGTTGCCTAG
- the ARHGAP25 gene encoding rho GTPase-activating protein 25 isoform X3 produces MMAVDPKGSGNWAHHPPSLQERPLKAGWLKKQRSIVKNWQQRYFVLKGQQLSYYKEEDDPKPQGLVQLHGSTIKEVAAAPDEGGKFIFEIIPRITGEQNRSGQDSYVLMASSQADMEEWVRLLRRAVGSPLGVVFGQQLAETMAYEQRFGQYQVPILVEKCAEFIRKHGLNEEGIFRLPGQDNLVKQLRDAFDAGERPSFDQDTDVHTVASLLKLYLRELPEPVIPCAQYEDFLLCGQLLTADEAKGHQQLVKQLALLPRDNCNLLSYICRFLHEIQQNSTTNKMSVENLATVFGVNLIKPKMEDPVTIMKGTHHIQKVMTVMISQHTKLFPALKEVVPSPRLQKSHSKKSSVPRSAVGWDAVQAPWTSRAVDRTIWEAVSVQKDDAEPASSKLASRTDPSAGDNGEIPLQDAPGGWAAQSRKRTQTLPNRTCFLNIPPNRGNQSMDGEDVSSPGLCSSSSSSVVHPNPVSSVGGHKRTSSCGLSRLLNFPQASNSDHSQSAVEERKKETPPRESPSPQLSGHLGKSFQTSETPAPKLNGGTAPHPPAEGEGSPLEDPDSLQKTIVQLKKELESQKNDYERQIKSLQEENFEVWTKVVRLNEELEKERKKFAELEVKLESIRHFKEDSEKMNHLLEDSLKSVCQFARKTEEKEKVSLPECKLTRPIPKKDDFSSTVA; encoded by the exons ATGATGGCAGTCGATCCCAAAGGGTCTGGGAACTGggcccaccaccctcccagcctgCAGGAGCGGCCCTTGAAGGCTGGTTGGCTGAAGAAGCAGCGCTCCATCGTCAAGAACTGGCAGCAGAGGTACTTCGTCTTGAAAGGCCAGCAGCTGTCCTACTACAAGGAGGAGGATGACCCCAAGCCTCAG GGTTTGGTGCAACTGCATGGCAGCACAATCAAGGAAGTCGCGGCCGCCCCGGACGAAGGCGGGAAGTTTATCTTTGAAATCATCCCAC GCatcacaggagaacagaaccgaAGTGGGCAAGACTCCTACGTGCTGATGGCTAGTTCCCAGGCAGACATGGAGGAGTGGGTCAGATTGCTCCGGAGGGCTGTGGGGTCTCCCTTAGGAG TGGTTTTTGGTCAACAGCTGGCGGAAACCATGGCCTACGAGCAGCGCTTTGGGCAGTACCAGGTCCCCATCTTGGTTGAGAAATGCGCCGAGTTCATCCGAAAGCACGGCCTGAACGAAGAGGGAATCTTCCGGCTCCCCGGTCAAGACAACCTGGTGAAACAGCTGCGAGATGCCTTTGATGCTGGAGAGCGGCCCTCCTTTGACCA AGATACAGATGTGCACACGGTCGCCTCTTTGCTTAAACTTTACCTAAGGGAACTTCCGGAACCGGTCATACCTTGCGCACAGTATGAGGACTTCCTGTTGTGTGGACAACTTCTGACAGCGGATGAAGCCAAG GGCCACCAGCAGCTGGTGAAGCAGCTGGCTCTCTTGCCCCGGGACAATTGCAACCTCCTCAGCTATATCTGCCG GTTCCTCCATGAAATCCAGCAGAACTCGACCACCAACAAGATGAGCGTAGAGAACCTGGCGACAGTGTTTGGCGTGAACCTCATCAAGCCAAAGATGGAGGATCCCGTCACCATAATGAAAG GGACCCACCACATCCAGAAAGTGATGACCGTGATGATCAGCCAGCACACCAAGCTCTTCCCTGCGCTGAAAGAGGTGGTGCCTTCTCCACGTCTCCAGAAGAGCCATTCCAAGAAATCCTCCGTGCCACGCAGCGCAGTAGGTTGGGATGCTGTCCAGGCACCGTGGACATCCAGGGCGGTGGACAGGACCATTTGGGAAGCTGTGAGTGTCCAG AAAGATGATGCAGAACCTGCCAGTTCAAAACTTGCCAGCAGGACCGATCCATCAGCAGGAGATAACGGGGAGATTCCGCTCCAAGACGCTCCCGGAGGGTGGGCGGCGCAGTCTCGGAAAAGGACTCAGACGCTTCCCAACAGGACGTGTTTCCTGAACATTCCTCCCAACAGAGGGAACCAAAGCATGGATGGGGAGGATGTTTCCAGTCCTGGCTTGtgctcctcctcatcctcctctgtTGTCCATCCCAACCCGGTTTCTTCCGTCGGTGGCCACAAAAGGACCTCATCCTGTGGGCTTTCAAGGTTGCTCAATTTCCCACAAGCCTCAAACTCTGACCACAGCCAGAGTGCcgtggaggaaagaaagaaagagactccACCGAGGGAGAGCCCCTCACCCCAGTTAAGTGGTCATCTGGGGAAAAGTTTCCAAACCAGCGAAACTCCTGCCCCTAAGCTAAACGGGGGCACAGCTCCACACCCTCCTGCTGAAGGTGAAGGCTCTCCTTTAGAGGATCCTGACTCACTTCAAAAGACAATTGTGCAGCTGAAGAAAGAGCTGGAGTCACAGAAAAATGACTACGAGAGACAAATAAAGAG CCTCCAGGAGGAGAACTTCGAGGTCTGGACCAAAGTAGTGAGGTTAAATGAAGAGcttgagaaagaaaggaagaaatttgcagagctggaagttaaACTTGAGAGCATCAGGCATTTCAAGGAGGACTCTGAGAAGATGAACCATCTCCTGGAGGACTCCTTAAAATCTGTGTGCCAGTTTGcaaggaaaacagaagagaaggagaaggtttCCCTCCCTGAGTGTAAGTTAACGCGCCCCATTCCTAAGAAGGATGATTTTTCGAGCACAGTTGCCTAG
- the ARHGAP25 gene encoding rho GTPase-activating protein 25 isoform X5, with protein sequence MASSQADMEEWVRLLRRAVGSPLGVVFGQQLAETMAYEQRFGQYQVPILVEKCAEFIRKHGLNEEGIFRLPGQDNLVKQLRDAFDAGERPSFDQDTDVHTVASLLKLYLRELPEPVIPCAQYEDFLLCGQLLTADEAKGHQQLVKQLALLPRDNCNLLSYICRFLHEIQQNSTTNKMSVENLATVFGVNLIKPKMEDPVTIMKGTHHIQKVMTVMISQHTKLFPALKEVVPSPRLQKSHSKKSSVPRSAVGWDAVQAPWTSRAVDRTIWEAVSVQKDDAEPASSKLASRTDPSAGDNGEIPLQDAPGGWAAQSRKRTQTLPNRTCFLNIPPNRGNQSMDGEDVSSPGLCSSSSSSVVHPNPVSSVGGHKRTSSCGLSRLLNFPQASNSDHSQSAVEERKKETPPRESPSPQLSGHLGKSFQTSETPAPKLNGGTAPHPPAEGEGSPLEDPDSLQKTIVQLKKELESQKNDYERQIKSLQEENFEVWTKVVRLNEELEKERKKFAELEVKLESIRHFKEDSEKMNHLLEDSLKSVCQFARKTEEKEKVSLPECKLTRPIPKKDDFSSTVA encoded by the exons ATGGCTAGTTCCCAGGCAGACATGGAGGAGTGGGTCAGATTGCTCCGGAGGGCTGTGGGGTCTCCCTTAGGAG TGGTTTTTGGTCAACAGCTGGCGGAAACCATGGCCTACGAGCAGCGCTTTGGGCAGTACCAGGTCCCCATCTTGGTTGAGAAATGCGCCGAGTTCATCCGAAAGCACGGCCTGAACGAAGAGGGAATCTTCCGGCTCCCCGGTCAAGACAACCTGGTGAAACAGCTGCGAGATGCCTTTGATGCTGGAGAGCGGCCCTCCTTTGACCA AGATACAGATGTGCACACGGTCGCCTCTTTGCTTAAACTTTACCTAAGGGAACTTCCGGAACCGGTCATACCTTGCGCACAGTATGAGGACTTCCTGTTGTGTGGACAACTTCTGACAGCGGATGAAGCCAAG GGCCACCAGCAGCTGGTGAAGCAGCTGGCTCTCTTGCCCCGGGACAATTGCAACCTCCTCAGCTATATCTGCCG GTTCCTCCATGAAATCCAGCAGAACTCGACCACCAACAAGATGAGCGTAGAGAACCTGGCGACAGTGTTTGGCGTGAACCTCATCAAGCCAAAGATGGAGGATCCCGTCACCATAATGAAAG GGACCCACCACATCCAGAAAGTGATGACCGTGATGATCAGCCAGCACACCAAGCTCTTCCCTGCGCTGAAAGAGGTGGTGCCTTCTCCACGTCTCCAGAAGAGCCATTCCAAGAAATCCTCCGTGCCACGCAGCGCAGTAGGTTGGGATGCTGTCCAGGCACCGTGGACATCCAGGGCGGTGGACAGGACCATTTGGGAAGCTGTGAGTGTCCAG AAAGATGATGCAGAACCTGCCAGTTCAAAACTTGCCAGCAGGACCGATCCATCAGCAGGAGATAACGGGGAGATTCCGCTCCAAGACGCTCCCGGAGGGTGGGCGGCGCAGTCTCGGAAAAGGACTCAGACGCTTCCCAACAGGACGTGTTTCCTGAACATTCCTCCCAACAGAGGGAACCAAAGCATGGATGGGGAGGATGTTTCCAGTCCTGGCTTGtgctcctcctcatcctcctctgtTGTCCATCCCAACCCGGTTTCTTCCGTCGGTGGCCACAAAAGGACCTCATCCTGTGGGCTTTCAAGGTTGCTCAATTTCCCACAAGCCTCAAACTCTGACCACAGCCAGAGTGCcgtggaggaaagaaagaaagagactccACCGAGGGAGAGCCCCTCACCCCAGTTAAGTGGTCATCTGGGGAAAAGTTTCCAAACCAGCGAAACTCCTGCCCCTAAGCTAAACGGGGGCACAGCTCCACACCCTCCTGCTGAAGGTGAAGGCTCTCCTTTAGAGGATCCTGACTCACTTCAAAAGACAATTGTGCAGCTGAAGAAAGAGCTGGAGTCACAGAAAAATGACTACGAGAGACAAATAAAGAG CCTCCAGGAGGAGAACTTCGAGGTCTGGACCAAAGTAGTGAGGTTAAATGAAGAGcttgagaaagaaaggaagaaatttgcagagctggaagttaaACTTGAGAGCATCAGGCATTTCAAGGAGGACTCTGAGAAGATGAACCATCTCCTGGAGGACTCCTTAAAATCTGTGTGCCAGTTTGcaaggaaaacagaagagaaggagaaggtttCCCTCCCTGAGTGTAAGTTAACGCGCCCCATTCCTAAGAAGGATGATTTTTCGAGCACAGTTGCCTAG